One Falco peregrinus isolate bFalPer1 chromosome 6, bFalPer1.pri, whole genome shotgun sequence DNA segment encodes these proteins:
- the USP44 gene encoding ubiquitin carboxyl-terminal hydrolase 44 isoform X1: MDKCKHIGRLRLAQDHSILNPQKWHCMDCNTTESVWACLSCSYVACGRYIEEHALKHFQESSHPVALEVNELYVFCYLCDDYVLNDNATGDLKLLRSTLSAIKSQNYECTTRSGRTLRSMGTSDDSYLSHGGAQALLRNEDRMFTALWHRRRASLGRIFRSWFELTPTGKKILEEGRREEAEERRDKARKRRQERKRELKAEMEKMPPRKSSRLQNQIRMSSQRAPCLQKPSQNMESVAELKETYTSDEVRLKKISDSPIKRRPTVTPGVTGLRNLGNTCYMNSVLQVLSHLLIFRECFLKLDLNQTQELLATATNDKTRSSSKHLSIAASTLHVNESQEKAKGSSSVRRPGLSSGLSGGASKSRSMELIQPREPSSKHISLCHELHTLFQVMWSGKWALVSPFAMLHSVWRLIPAFRGYAQQDAQEFLCELLDKVQQELEATGTRYTAVIPASQRKLIKHVLNVVNSIFHGQLLSQVTCLACDNKSNTIEPFWDLSLEFPERYHCNGKEMSSQYPCLLTEMLAKFTETEALEGKIYACDRCNTKRRKFSSKPVILTEAQKQLMVCRLPQVLRLHLKRFRWSGRNHREKIGIHVNFDQMLNMEPYCCRESLKSLLPDCFIYDLSAVVMHHGKGFGSGHYTAYCYNSEGGFWVHCNDSKLNMCTMEEVRKAQAYILFYSQRLTQANGHGKTLCPSTAEIQQHTELAGSSMANSSSS, encoded by the exons ATGGATAAATGTAAGCACATCGGGCGTCTGCGTCTGGCCCAAGATCACTCCATTCTCAATCCTCAGAAATGGCATTGCATGGACTGCAATACTACCGAATCTGTGTGGGCATGCCTCAGCTGCTCGTATGTGGCGTGTGGAAGATACATTGAAGAACATGCACTAAAGCACTTTCAGGAGAGCAGTCATCCAGTGGCATTGGAAGTAAACGAGCTGTATGTTTTCTGTTATCTCTGTGATGATTATGTTCTTAATGATAATGCAACTGGTGATCTAAAACTGTTGCGAAGTACGTTAAGTGCAATCAAGAGTCAAAACTATGAGTGCACTACTCGAAGTGGGAGGACTTTGCGTTCTATGGGCACAAGTGATGATTCTTACCTTTCACATGGTGGTGCCCAAGCCTTGCTTCGGAATGAAGATCGTATGTTCACAGCTCTCTGGCACCGACGGCGTGCATCCCTGGGAAGAATATTCAGATCATGGTTTGAGTTGACACCTActggaaaaaagattttggaaGAAGGACGtagggaagaagcagaagaaagaagggacAAAGCTAGGAAGAGAAGACAAGAACGAAAGCGTGAGTTgaaagcagagatggaaaagatgCCTCCAAGAAAGAGCAGTCGTCTGCAAAATCAGATTAGAATGTCCTCCCAAAGAGCACCCTGCCTGCAAAAACCATCTCAGAACATGGAATCTGTGGCAGAGTTGAAAGAAACATATACCTCAGATGAAGtaagattgaaaaaaataagtgacTCTCCAATTAAACGAAggcccacagtgactcctggggTAACAGGACTGAGAAACCTGGGAAATACATGCTATATGAATTCTGTCCTGCAGGTATTAAGTCACTTACTTATTTTTCGagaatgctttttaaagcttGACCTCAACCAAACTCAGGAACTGCTGGCAACAGCAACCAATGATAAAACCAGATCTTCATCGAAACACCTGTCAATAGCTGCCTCAACATTACATGTGAATGAGAgccaagagaaagcaaagggatCATCTTCTGTGAGGCGGCCTGGTTTATCCTCTGGCTTAAGTGGAGGAGCATCAAAAAGTAGAAGTATGGAACTTATTCAGCCCAGGGAGCCCAGTTCAAAGCATATTTCTCTCTGTCATGAGCTGCATACTCTGTTCCAAGTTATGTGGTCTGGCAAATGGGCACTGGTGTCTCCTTTTGCCATGCTTCATTCTGTGTGGAGACTAATTCCAGCCTTCAGAGGATATGCCCAACAAGATGCTCAGGAATTTCTCTGTGAACTTTTGGATAAAGTGCAGCAGGAACTGGAGGCTACGGGAACCAGATACACAGCTGTCATCCCTGCTTCTCAAAGAAAACttataaaacatgttttgaacGTGGTTAACAGCATCTTTCATGGACAGCTATTAAGTCAG GTTACATGTCTTGCCTGTGACAATAAATCAAATACCATAGAACCTTTTTGGGACTTATCCCTGGAGTTTCCTGAGAGGTATCACTGCAACGGCAAGGAGATGTCATCTCAGTATCCATGTCTGCTGACAGAAATGCTGGCCAAGTTTACAGAAACCGAAGCTTTGGAAGGAAAGATATATGCATGCGATCGGTGCAACA CAAAACGAAGGAAGTTTTCTTCTAAACCAGTTATACTCACAGAAGCTCAGAAGCAGCTTATGGTGTGTCGACTACCTCAGGTTCTCAGATTACACCTTAAACGGTTTAG GTGGTCAGGACGCAATCATCGTGAGAAGATCGGCATACATGTTAATTTTGATCAGATGCTGAACATGGAGCCTTACTGCTGTAGAGAATCCCTCAAGTCCCTCCTGCCTGACTGCTTTATCTACGACTTGTCCGCTGTGGTAATGCATCACGGGAAAGGATTTGGCTCAGGGCACTACACTGCCTACTGCTACAATTCAGAAGGAG GATTTTGGGTACACTGCAATGATTCGAAACTCAACATGTGCACTATGGAAGAAGTACGCAAGGCTCAAGCCtacattttgttttacagcCAACGACTTACTCAGGCAAACGGACATGGTAAAACACTGTGTCCTAGCACAGCTGAAattcagcagcacacagaattAGCTGGCTCTTCCATGGCCAACAGTAGTAGCAGCTAA
- the USP44 gene encoding ubiquitin carboxyl-terminal hydrolase 44 isoform X2 codes for MDKCKHIGRLRLAQDHSILNPQKWHCMDCNTTESVWACLSCSYVACGRYIEEHALKHFQESSHPVALEVNELYVFCYLCDDYVLNDNATGDLKLLRSTLSAIKSQNYECTTRSGRTLRSMGTSDDSYLSHGGAQALLRNEDRMFTALWHRRRASLGRIFRSWFELTPTGKKILEEGRREEAEERRDKARKRRQERKRELKAEMEKMPPRKSSRLQNQIRMSSQRAPCLQKPSQNMESVAELKETYTSDEVRLKKISDSPIKRRPTVTPGVTGLRNLGNTCYMNSVLQVLSHLLIFRECFLKLDLNQTQELLATATNDKTRSSSKHLSIAASTLHVNESQEKAKGSSSVRRPGLSSGLSGGASKSRSMELIQPREPSSKHISLCHELHTLFQVMWSGKWALVSPFAMLHSVWRLIPAFRGYAQQDAQEFLCELLDKVQQELEATGTRYTAVIPASQRKLIKHVLNVVNSIFHGQLLSQVTCLACDNKSNTIEPFWDLSLEFPERYHCNGKEMSSQYPCLLTEMLAKFTETEALEGKIYACDRCNIILTEAQKQLMVCRLPQVLRLHLKRFRWSGRNHREKIGIHVNFDQMLNMEPYCCRESLKSLLPDCFIYDLSAVVMHHGKGFGSGHYTAYCYNSEGGFWVHCNDSKLNMCTMEEVRKAQAYILFYSQRLTQANGHGKTLCPSTAEIQQHTELAGSSMANSSSS; via the exons ATGGATAAATGTAAGCACATCGGGCGTCTGCGTCTGGCCCAAGATCACTCCATTCTCAATCCTCAGAAATGGCATTGCATGGACTGCAATACTACCGAATCTGTGTGGGCATGCCTCAGCTGCTCGTATGTGGCGTGTGGAAGATACATTGAAGAACATGCACTAAAGCACTTTCAGGAGAGCAGTCATCCAGTGGCATTGGAAGTAAACGAGCTGTATGTTTTCTGTTATCTCTGTGATGATTATGTTCTTAATGATAATGCAACTGGTGATCTAAAACTGTTGCGAAGTACGTTAAGTGCAATCAAGAGTCAAAACTATGAGTGCACTACTCGAAGTGGGAGGACTTTGCGTTCTATGGGCACAAGTGATGATTCTTACCTTTCACATGGTGGTGCCCAAGCCTTGCTTCGGAATGAAGATCGTATGTTCACAGCTCTCTGGCACCGACGGCGTGCATCCCTGGGAAGAATATTCAGATCATGGTTTGAGTTGACACCTActggaaaaaagattttggaaGAAGGACGtagggaagaagcagaagaaagaagggacAAAGCTAGGAAGAGAAGACAAGAACGAAAGCGTGAGTTgaaagcagagatggaaaagatgCCTCCAAGAAAGAGCAGTCGTCTGCAAAATCAGATTAGAATGTCCTCCCAAAGAGCACCCTGCCTGCAAAAACCATCTCAGAACATGGAATCTGTGGCAGAGTTGAAAGAAACATATACCTCAGATGAAGtaagattgaaaaaaataagtgacTCTCCAATTAAACGAAggcccacagtgactcctggggTAACAGGACTGAGAAACCTGGGAAATACATGCTATATGAATTCTGTCCTGCAGGTATTAAGTCACTTACTTATTTTTCGagaatgctttttaaagcttGACCTCAACCAAACTCAGGAACTGCTGGCAACAGCAACCAATGATAAAACCAGATCTTCATCGAAACACCTGTCAATAGCTGCCTCAACATTACATGTGAATGAGAgccaagagaaagcaaagggatCATCTTCTGTGAGGCGGCCTGGTTTATCCTCTGGCTTAAGTGGAGGAGCATCAAAAAGTAGAAGTATGGAACTTATTCAGCCCAGGGAGCCCAGTTCAAAGCATATTTCTCTCTGTCATGAGCTGCATACTCTGTTCCAAGTTATGTGGTCTGGCAAATGGGCACTGGTGTCTCCTTTTGCCATGCTTCATTCTGTGTGGAGACTAATTCCAGCCTTCAGAGGATATGCCCAACAAGATGCTCAGGAATTTCTCTGTGAACTTTTGGATAAAGTGCAGCAGGAACTGGAGGCTACGGGAACCAGATACACAGCTGTCATCCCTGCTTCTCAAAGAAAACttataaaacatgttttgaacGTGGTTAACAGCATCTTTCATGGACAGCTATTAAGTCAG GTTACATGTCTTGCCTGTGACAATAAATCAAATACCATAGAACCTTTTTGGGACTTATCCCTGGAGTTTCCTGAGAGGTATCACTGCAACGGCAAGGAGATGTCATCTCAGTATCCATGTCTGCTGACAGAAATGCTGGCCAAGTTTACAGAAACCGAAGCTTTGGAAGGAAAGATATATGCATGCGATCGGTGCAACA TTATACTCACAGAAGCTCAGAAGCAGCTTATGGTGTGTCGACTACCTCAGGTTCTCAGATTACACCTTAAACGGTTTAG GTGGTCAGGACGCAATCATCGTGAGAAGATCGGCATACATGTTAATTTTGATCAGATGCTGAACATGGAGCCTTACTGCTGTAGAGAATCCCTCAAGTCCCTCCTGCCTGACTGCTTTATCTACGACTTGTCCGCTGTGGTAATGCATCACGGGAAAGGATTTGGCTCAGGGCACTACACTGCCTACTGCTACAATTCAGAAGGAG GATTTTGGGTACACTGCAATGATTCGAAACTCAACATGTGCACTATGGAAGAAGTACGCAAGGCTCAAGCCtacattttgttttacagcCAACGACTTACTCAGGCAAACGGACATGGTAAAACACTGTGTCCTAGCACAGCTGAAattcagcagcacacagaattAGCTGGCTCTTCCATGGCCAACAGTAGTAGCAGCTAA